In the Paenibacillus sp. FSL H7-0357 genome, one interval contains:
- a CDS encoding sensor histidine kinase, which translates to MSRRMNVAAFSVIVIILAVYLSQSILQQRMIGTDIEKDGQGRYVVADTTAGYWGYGKILPGDIIEEIDGSSASSFHSVKRFDVIEGASTITLNRNQPDGVQERITLVVAKGIGSENLLLEFILPLCSLLLFAGFSLFVYKRKKEDKAAIYLILFFLSTGFAYFSAASSGRTDSLGNIIFTASFSLVPVFFLQFLNRYLKQYQEPFVPKSVFVGFYCITGAIIIVQIITILTGYNLLFFLVARPSLPFFIFTNLYTIYKLIQKFVVHRRDSLRNLFKLTLLGHLLGFMPFILLFGVPRLFGITLLTPQVASIFLLAIPVVYLYMFTTRQLFDIDFVLSRFLYHIIIAFIPTSLITTFGILITQQHNYTWVRWVQLFLMVYFIVTILLFSKEYADFRFRPSFNKNLYSFQGSLDRFSTRISRVMKRADLERLLVQEVLSILLVKKVAFLEVNRESGPRGSSKPDSGEVPISVISALRDAAHKLAVGETVAVPSGLCVVMGQKGSTFHVLWLADKENRTKYNLDELSWLKTLANYSAIVYENLYLIENLIEDLELEFQKQKGASPWVMRLIFNLSETERRRLAADLHDSALQDQLIWYRKLETVMLDHQMPEDIYHELETVREGLLDVIHQIRETCNEMRPPLLKEMGIVEALGQLFEQAQIRSNYVINFQVTDHITELSDEQTLALFRIVQELLRNANKHAKATVVEIGLEQRESIRLMYKDNGVGMELGELNDSYQHMGLSGIKERVRSLEGEIFFQSVVGEGLEVCITLPLESASMTREGGDDLDDKNLAG; encoded by the coding sequence TTGTCGAGAAGAATGAACGTTGCCGCTTTCTCAGTCATTGTCATTATCCTTGCCGTCTATCTATCTCAGAGCATATTGCAGCAGAGAATGATTGGGACCGATATCGAAAAGGATGGCCAGGGACGTTACGTGGTAGCAGATACAACTGCTGGTTACTGGGGATATGGAAAGATTCTTCCAGGCGATATTATAGAAGAGATAGATGGAAGCTCCGCCTCTTCATTTCATTCGGTTAAGCGATTTGATGTAATAGAAGGGGCTTCCACCATCACTCTGAACCGGAATCAGCCTGATGGCGTTCAGGAGAGAATCACGCTTGTTGTAGCGAAAGGAATTGGATCTGAGAATCTGCTGCTGGAATTTATTTTGCCGTTATGCTCCTTGCTGTTATTCGCCGGATTCTCACTGTTTGTTTACAAGCGCAAGAAAGAAGACAAGGCAGCTATATATCTGATCCTGTTTTTCTTATCGACGGGTTTTGCCTATTTCAGCGCTGCTTCTTCGGGGAGAACTGACAGCTTGGGCAACATAATCTTTACTGCCTCCTTCTCGTTGGTCCCGGTATTTTTCCTGCAATTTCTCAACCGGTATTTAAAACAGTATCAAGAGCCTTTCGTTCCCAAAAGCGTATTTGTTGGCTTTTATTGTATTACAGGTGCGATTATCATTGTGCAGATCATCACAATATTAACGGGATATAACTTGCTTTTCTTCTTAGTAGCACGGCCTTCGTTACCTTTTTTTATCTTTACAAATCTCTACACTATTTATAAATTGATTCAGAAATTTGTGGTACACCGCCGGGATTCACTGCGAAATTTATTTAAGCTGACCTTGCTGGGTCATTTGCTTGGATTTATGCCGTTTATCCTGTTATTTGGCGTGCCGAGATTATTTGGTATAACCCTGCTTACTCCACAGGTGGCCTCGATTTTTCTATTGGCAATTCCCGTAGTGTACCTTTATATGTTCACTACAAGACAGCTGTTTGATATTGATTTTGTTCTGAGCCGTTTTCTTTACCATATTATTATTGCGTTTATCCCAACTTCGCTAATTACCACCTTCGGGATTCTGATTACCCAGCAGCACAATTATACGTGGGTTCGATGGGTACAGTTATTTCTGATGGTGTATTTTATTGTTACGATTCTGTTATTCAGCAAGGAGTATGCCGATTTTCGGTTCAGACCAAGTTTTAACAAGAACCTGTACAGCTTCCAGGGAAGCCTGGACCGGTTCTCTACCCGAATTTCACGGGTGATGAAGCGGGCCGACCTGGAGCGGTTGCTGGTACAGGAGGTCCTCTCCATATTACTGGTCAAGAAAGTGGCCTTTCTGGAGGTGAACCGAGAATCGGGTCCCCGGGGAAGCTCGAAGCCAGATTCCGGTGAGGTGCCTATCTCCGTAATTTCTGCCCTGCGGGATGCTGCTCATAAACTGGCCGTTGGAGAGACTGTGGCCGTTCCTTCAGGATTATGTGTTGTTATGGGGCAGAAAGGCTCTACCTTTCACGTCCTCTGGCTGGCGGATAAGGAGAACCGCACCAAATATAATCTGGATGAATTGAGCTGGCTGAAAACCTTGGCTAATTACAGTGCTATCGTGTACGAGAATCTATATCTGATCGAAAATTTGATTGAAGATCTTGAACTGGAATTTCAGAAGCAAAAGGGAGCTTCACCGTGGGTGATGCGTCTGATCTTTAATCTTTCGGAGACGGAACGGCGCCGGCTGGCTGCCGACCTGCATGATTCGGCGCTGCAGGATCAGCTGATCTGGTACCGCAAGCTGGAAACGGTCATGCTCGACCATCAGATGCCGGAGGATATCTATCACGAGCTTGAGACTGTACGGGAAGGCCTGCTGGATGTTATCCACCAGATTCGCGAGACCTGCAATGAGATGAGACCGCCGCTGCTTAAGGAAATGGGCATTGTCGAAGCGCTTGGGCAATTGTTCGAGCAGGCTCAGATCCGTTCAAATTATGTGATCAATTTCCAGGTGACGGATCATATCACAGAATTAAGTGATGAACAGACATTGGCGCTGTTCCGCATCGTTCAGGAACTGCTGCGCAACGCCAATAAGCATGCCAAAGCTACAGTGGTTGAGATTGGACTTGAGCAACGGGAGTCGATCCGGCTGATGTATAAAGATAACGGGGTTGGGATGGAATTGGGTGAATTGAATGATTCCTACCAGCACATGGGTCTGTCAGGCATTAAGGAGAGAGTGCGCAGTCTGGAGGGCGAAATCTTCTTCCAATCGGTAGTCGGTGAAGGACTTGAGGTCTGCATCACGCTGCCGCTGGAGTCAGCAAGTATGACAAGAGAGGGTGGGGACGATTTAGATGATAAAAATCTTGCTGGTTGA
- a CDS encoding response regulator transcription factor yields MIKILLVDDHPSVGEGTKNMIEQDPDMKVTVILSAMEALELVKSESFDVMLFDLNMPVISGLELTKRMMSVQPESRVLIYTGYEISPNFNLLIDSGVSGFVSKTVTREQLLNAIRCVLRDEAIIPVSLLRQLRRRDIRLNESKEEKMLEEVSINEREQEILQEVSNGNSNKDIASKMLMSQRTVEYNLTRIFEKLGVRSRAEAVVEARRLKLINFNDFM; encoded by the coding sequence ATGATAAAAATCTTGCTGGTTGATGACCATCCTTCCGTGGGTGAAGGAACCAAAAATATGATTGAGCAGGACCCGGACATGAAAGTCACGGTGATTCTCTCAGCGATGGAGGCACTGGAGCTGGTTAAGTCGGAGAGCTTCGATGTCATGCTGTTTGATCTGAATATGCCGGTGATCAGCGGTCTTGAGCTGACCAAGCGGATGATGAGCGTCCAGCCCGAGAGCCGGGTGTTAATCTATACAGGGTATGAGATCAGCCCCAACTTCAACTTGCTGATTGACTCCGGCGTATCCGGCTTCGTGAGCAAGACGGTTACCCGCGAGCAGCTCCTTAACGCGATCCGCTGCGTTCTCCGGGATGAAGCAATCATCCCGGTCTCCCTGCTGCGGCAGCTGCGGCGCAGGGATATCCGTCTCAATGAGTCCAAGGAAGAGAAAATGCTGGAGGAAGTATCTATCAATGAACGGGAGCAGGAGATACTGCAGGAAGTGTCCAACGGGAACAGCAACAAGGATATCGCTTCCAAGATGCTGATGAGCCAGCGGACGGTAGAATATAACCTGACGCGTATCTTTGAGAAGCTGGGCGTCCGTTCCCGCGCCGAGGCGGTAGTGGAGGCCCGGCGGCTGAAGCTGATCAATTTCAATGATTTTATGTAA
- the tlp gene encoding small acid-soluble spore protein Tlp, with the protein MAKPDNRADNVEHLQQSIQNTEQNLEEAEGYLNEFASEISSEERNQIEEKNERRKESIRGFRAEVKDEAAHSQE; encoded by the coding sequence ATGGCAAAACCGGATAACCGTGCAGACAACGTAGAGCATTTACAGCAGAGCATTCAGAATACAGAGCAGAACCTTGAAGAAGCCGAAGGCTACTTAAACGAGTTTGCTTCGGAAATCAGCAGTGAAGAACGGAACCAGATTGAAGAAAAGAATGAACGGCGCAAGGAAAGCATCCGGGGCTTCCGCGCGGAAGTTAAGGACGAGGCAGCTCATTCCCAGGAGTAG
- a CDS encoding VOC family protein gives MSIKGLAHVAIQAKDYQATLAFYTEVLEFKVAHHWSLPAFKINEACMLISPDQRTCIELFDDEAVIAAQGKKAKREEDVAHGALLHLAFYVDNARETYQKALAHGAKACIEPDQLSLGEPPLIVRNALVHSPNGEIIEFIEEVDWTRSAEG, from the coding sequence GTGAGTATTAAAGGCCTTGCCCATGTGGCAATCCAAGCGAAGGATTATCAGGCAACACTTGCTTTTTATACAGAAGTGTTAGAGTTCAAGGTGGCGCATCATTGGAGTCTGCCTGCTTTCAAGATCAACGAGGCTTGCATGCTGATCTCACCGGATCAAAGAACCTGCATTGAGCTTTTTGACGATGAAGCGGTGATTGCGGCTCAAGGGAAAAAAGCGAAGCGCGAAGAGGATGTTGCTCACGGGGCGCTGCTGCATCTGGCCTTCTATGTCGACAATGCCCGGGAAACATATCAAAAAGCCCTTGCTCATGGAGCAAAGGCCTGTATAGAGCCCGACCAATTGTCGCTCGGTGAACCGCCGCTCATTGTACGAAACGCGCTCGTTCACAGCCCAAACGGGGAGATCATCGAATTCATTGAAGAGGTGGATTGGACTCGTTCCGCTGAGGGATGA
- a CDS encoding ABC transporter permease has translation MRNFGLVFAYSFKERLRSKAFTYLTLIMIVVVAALVLVPKLTQNDGDSAKGEIDVLDRTGAIPNADNFKENVSASYDWRMITENERASELKRLAEKEALLGIVQIENQGSQPVLSLTVNKADDAPYIRELNSYVQNQYTIFQIHQLGLGQEQQKQLTSAVQMQIQEMEAGSKSLTSTYWPVYMVTFMLYLLIYMFGSNVAVSVSVEKGSRVKEILITKVKPVQLLFGKVFGVGLAGILQFAIIVGAVYLILTVSGTGGVLELFGMPVDFSILGGTTIMLLTLFFILGYFFFAALFAATGSMVSRSEEINQVTLPISILLMAGLIVAMLAMLNPDGTLAVVGSYIPFFTPFVMFARIGASDLTALEIVIPTLILFVSTLAACWLSAKIYQVGVLLYGQKLNPKLLYKAIKAL, from the coding sequence ATGAGGAATTTTGGTCTGGTATTTGCTTACTCCTTCAAGGAACGCTTGCGTTCCAAAGCTTTTACCTATTTGACACTGATTATGATTGTGGTTGTGGCTGCACTTGTACTAGTTCCAAAATTAACTCAGAATGACGGGGATTCCGCGAAGGGCGAAATTGATGTGCTGGATAGGACAGGAGCCATTCCGAACGCAGACAATTTCAAGGAGAACGTATCAGCTTCCTATGACTGGCGGATGATTACCGAGAATGAAAGGGCTAGTGAGCTGAAGCGTCTGGCAGAGAAGGAAGCACTTCTTGGGATTGTTCAGATTGAGAATCAAGGCAGCCAGCCGGTTCTTTCCTTAACCGTAAACAAGGCGGATGATGCTCCTTATATCCGTGAACTGAATAGCTACGTTCAGAATCAGTATACGATATTTCAAATTCACCAACTGGGCCTGGGACAGGAGCAGCAGAAGCAGCTGACCTCAGCAGTTCAAATGCAAATACAGGAGATGGAAGCCGGAAGCAAATCCTTAACTTCCACGTATTGGCCGGTCTATATGGTGACTTTCATGCTGTATCTTCTAATCTACATGTTCGGAAGCAATGTAGCAGTATCTGTATCCGTAGAGAAAGGCTCCCGGGTCAAGGAGATCCTGATTACGAAGGTTAAGCCGGTACAGCTTCTTTTCGGCAAGGTGTTTGGCGTCGGCCTGGCGGGCATTCTGCAATTTGCCATTATTGTTGGCGCGGTTTACCTCATCCTGACGGTGTCGGGTACGGGCGGGGTGCTGGAGCTGTTCGGCATGCCGGTGGATTTCTCCATTCTGGGCGGAACCACAATTATGCTGTTAACTCTCTTTTTCATTCTCGGTTATTTCTTCTTTGCTGCCTTGTTCGCGGCAACTGGATCGATGGTTAGCCGCAGCGAGGAAATCAACCAGGTGACGCTGCCTATCTCGATTTTGCTTATGGCAGGACTCATTGTTGCTATGTTAGCTATGCTGAACCCTGACGGCACACTGGCAGTGGTAGGCTCATACATTCCTTTCTTTACCCCGTTCGTTATGTTCGCAAGAATTGGCGCCTCAGATCTGACAGCCTTGGAGATTGTAATTCCGACGCTGATTCTGTTCGTATCTACCCTGGCTGCTTGCTGGCTGTCGGCGAAGATTTATCAGGTGGGTGTCCTCCTGTATGGACAGAAGCTGAATCCTAAACTGCTCTACAAAGCTATAAAGGCCTTATAG
- a CDS encoding DUF4177 domain-containing protein, whose translation MYQYKFVKVDLKGILQSKPEEDYHELIHEHAREGWRLFQIFAPNTYGFGTAAFLELIFERSITDYH comes from the coding sequence ATGTACCAATACAAATTTGTCAAAGTCGATTTAAAGGGAATCCTGCAAAGCAAGCCTGAGGAGGATTATCACGAACTTATTCATGAGCATGCCCGTGAGGGGTGGAGGCTGTTTCAAATTTTTGCTCCGAACACCTATGGCTTTGGAACTGCCGCCTTTTTGGAATTGATTTTTGAACGTTCGATCACTGACTATCACTGA
- a CDS encoding polyprenyl synthetase family protein — MDGCAEMIELEIRAGLRSFFTVPHLLEQGTACVEEKLRESLLFSRMTVLHYRAFDGSGKAIYRAAAAVELMILSLDIIDDLQDKDNKETVWSRMSPEIALNIALGLLTLSQQMLLTSDFPEERASGAARLMNEQVLSAINGQTTDLLNDIESEEEYIEMVRQKSAGLLVAACMIGTLLATGEIHEEVRKYAEELGIAAQMKNDIRDLLNWDNKNDFWNRKKTLPTLYLLQSIPEGEGWITDYFEARLELEEVAHRKEEIERIIEQSGTFLYSSIRMRTHYYNYLDLVGKLGLAPVWQEQMLAMAD, encoded by the coding sequence ATGGATGGCTGTGCAGAAATGATAGAGCTGGAAATCAGAGCGGGATTGCGGTCGTTTTTTACCGTGCCGCATTTATTGGAGCAAGGAACAGCCTGTGTGGAAGAGAAACTGCGGGAATCACTGCTGTTCAGCAGAATGACAGTGCTTCATTACCGGGCGTTTGACGGAAGCGGTAAGGCGATTTACCGGGCCGCCGCCGCTGTAGAGCTGATGATCCTGAGCCTGGATATCATTGATGATCTGCAGGACAAGGATAACAAAGAAACGGTATGGAGCCGGATGAGTCCGGAAATCGCCCTGAATATTGCCCTTGGGCTGTTGACGCTTTCCCAGCAGATGCTATTGACCAGCGATTTCCCGGAGGAGCGGGCAAGCGGTGCCGCGCGGCTGATGAATGAGCAGGTGCTCTCTGCCATTAATGGCCAAACAACAGATCTGCTGAACGATATTGAGAGCGAAGAGGAATACATAGAGATGGTAAGGCAGAAATCTGCCGGTCTGCTTGTGGCCGCCTGTATGATTGGAACACTGCTGGCAACCGGCGAAATCCATGAAGAGGTAAGAAAGTATGCGGAGGAGCTCGGAATAGCAGCTCAAATGAAAAATGATATCCGTGACCTGCTGAACTGGGACAACAAAAATGATTTCTGGAACCGCAAAAAGACACTGCCGACACTGTATCTGCTTCAGTCCATCCCGGAGGGAGAGGGCTGGATCACCGATTATTTTGAGGCACGCCTGGAATTGGAGGAGGTGGCCCACCGCAAAGAAGAGATTGAGCGTATTATCGAGCAATCGGGAACGTTCCTGTACTCTTCTATCCGAATGAGAACTCACTATTATAATTATCTGGATTTAGTAGGCAAGCTTGGGCTTGCCCCCGTCTGGCAGGAACAGATGCTTGCGATGGCAGACTGA
- a CDS encoding RidA family protein — translation MSEIVRLDVNEEYAYSGIVVAGDFIFLSFCVGNVGGSPAEQVEGALNDMSQRLQQVNLQLDAVVKVDILLRDVWDIPVMEEVFKRRFKGKYPARKTISTEFAHVGGPDGLKVQIDAVAYNPRK, via the coding sequence ATGAGCGAAATCGTTAGACTTGATGTAAATGAAGAGTATGCCTATTCGGGCATTGTTGTGGCGGGGGATTTTATCTTTCTCAGCTTCTGTGTCGGCAATGTGGGCGGATCGCCAGCGGAGCAGGTTGAAGGGGCGCTGAATGATATGAGCCAGAGATTGCAGCAGGTGAATTTGCAGCTGGATGCTGTCGTAAAGGTGGATATCCTGCTTAGGGATGTATGGGATATTCCGGTCATGGAAGAGGTGTTCAAACGCAGGTTCAAAGGTAAATATCCGGCCAGAAAAACCATTTCCACCGAGTTTGCCCATGTGGGTGGTCCGGATGGACTCAAGGTGCAGATAGACGCAGTGGCCTATAACCCCCGCAAATAG
- a CDS encoding ABC transporter ATP-binding protein, producing MGLQINGLMKQYGNNRVIHDITIEAPTGKAFGLLGGNGAGKTTTIRSILGLVDYDAGSILWEGKPILGNRPNIGYLPEERGLYPKEKVSEQLVYFARLEGMSRQAAIKAMKHWLERLGVAEHEHRRVEQLSKGNQQKVQIISALLHDPELIILDEPFSGLDPINSDMLAMIVKEQLSLGKTMIFSSHQMGHVEQFCEDICILKRGRMIVSGSIADIKRSYERCNVLLRSDEDLSRHLVATHLQPLTADAKEWQMKVRDEDEANELLLRLTQMGIRLLKFEIKEPTLHEIFVEKVGEVS from the coding sequence ATGGGACTACAGATTAATGGATTAATGAAGCAATATGGGAACAATCGGGTTATTCACGATATCACCATTGAGGCGCCTACCGGCAAGGCTTTTGGACTTCTGGGAGGAAACGGGGCAGGTAAAACAACGACCATCCGTTCCATCCTCGGATTAGTGGATTATGATGCGGGAAGCATTCTGTGGGAAGGAAAACCGATCCTCGGCAACCGTCCGAACATTGGGTATTTGCCGGAGGAACGGGGCCTCTATCCTAAGGAAAAGGTTAGTGAACAGCTGGTTTATTTCGCCAGACTGGAGGGCATGTCACGGCAGGCGGCTATAAAGGCCATGAAGCATTGGCTGGAGCGGCTCGGAGTCGCAGAGCATGAACATAGACGCGTAGAGCAGCTGTCCAAAGGGAACCAGCAGAAGGTGCAGATTATCTCTGCCCTGCTGCATGATCCTGAGCTGATCATTCTCGATGAGCCATTCAGCGGCCTCGATCCCATTAACTCGGATATGCTTGCGATGATCGTGAAAGAGCAGTTGTCCCTGGGAAAGACCATGATTTTCTCCAGCCATCAGATGGGGCATGTAGAACAGTTCTGCGAGGATATATGCATTCTTAAGCGTGGAAGAATGATAGTATCGGGCAGCATAGCAGACATTAAACGCTCCTATGAGCGCTGCAACGTGCTGCTGCGAAGTGATGAAGATCTCAGCCGGCATCTGGTGGCAACACATCTTCAGCCGCTTACCGCAGATGCAAAGGAATGGCAGATGAAGGTGCGGGATGAGGATGAGGCCAATGAGTTATTGCTGCGCTTAACCCAGATGGGCATCCGGCTGCTGAAATTCGAGATTAAAGAGCCAACACTGCATGAGATATTTGTGGAAAAGGTAGGTGAAGTGTCATGA
- a CDS encoding Lrp/AsnC family transcriptional regulator — MEYPMDETDKQIMQLLQRNARMPVSQISKEISMSQPSVKERIIKLEERNIISGYTAALNLNKLNRGTTTFILLKTEYCQELVDFCEQAWEVTDLFRISGEYNYLIKVQTASIGEVAEFQDSLMKLGPSKSHISLKNILENRILL; from the coding sequence ATGGAGTATCCAATGGATGAAACTGATAAACAGATTATGCAGTTGCTGCAGCGCAACGCGCGGATGCCCGTGTCCCAGATCAGTAAAGAAATTTCCATGTCCCAACCCTCCGTAAAGGAGAGGATCATCAAGCTGGAAGAGCGGAACATCATTTCCGGGTATACTGCGGCATTAAATTTAAATAAGCTGAACCGGGGCACGACTACGTTCATCCTGCTCAAAACAGAATATTGCCAGGAACTCGTTGATTTCTGCGAACAAGCCTGGGAGGTGACGGACTTGTTCCGCATCAGCGGAGAATACAACTACCTTATCAAAGTGCAGACGGCATCCATCGGCGAAGTGGCGGAATTCCAGGACTCCCTGATGAAGCTCGGACCCTCCAAGTCGCATATCAGCCTGAAAAATATTTTGGAAAACCGGATTCTGCTCTAG
- a CDS encoding ABC transporter ATP-binding protein, whose translation MQTVIQTKNLSKNYGTAAVLKNIDLIIESGELTAIMGPSGSGKSTLMNVLSTIDRFTGGEVWLEGQSLLNLKKKSLRQFRQERMGFIFQDYNLLDTLTAKENILLPLSLRKVKVEEMERLLQPIVQALNIEGVLHKYPSEISGGQKQRVASARAIITKPSIVFADEPTGALDSRSATQLLEQLVGLNETFGTTIMMVTHDPYAASYCKRVIFLRDGGIVNELYTGEQTQKAFYDRILETQSLMGGKLR comes from the coding sequence ATACAAACTGTCATTCAGACCAAAAATCTATCGAAAAATTATGGAACGGCAGCAGTACTTAAGAATATTGATTTGATCATTGAGTCCGGAGAGCTTACAGCGATCATGGGGCCTTCAGGCTCAGGGAAATCGACGCTGATGAATGTATTGTCTACGATTGACCGGTTCACGGGTGGCGAAGTGTGGCTGGAAGGGCAATCCCTGCTGAATCTCAAGAAAAAGTCGCTGAGGCAATTCCGGCAGGAGCGCATGGGATTTATTTTTCAGGATTATAATCTTCTGGATACATTGACGGCCAAAGAAAATATTCTGCTGCCGCTCTCTTTGCGCAAAGTGAAAGTGGAAGAGATGGAACGGCTGCTGCAGCCGATTGTGCAGGCGCTTAATATTGAAGGAGTCCTTCATAAATATCCGAGCGAGATATCAGGCGGACAGAAGCAGCGGGTAGCTTCAGCGCGGGCCATCATTACTAAACCGTCCATTGTTTTTGCAGATGAGCCAACGGGAGCGCTGGATTCACGGTCCGCAACACAACTGCTGGAGCAGCTCGTGGGGCTGAATGAGACGTTCGGCACAACGATTATGATGGTGACTCATGATCCCTATGCGGCCAGCTACTGTAAAAGGGTGATTTTTCTGCGAGACGGGGGAATTGTCAACGAGCTCTACACAGGTGAACAGACGCAAAAAGCATTCTATGACCGGATTCTGGAGACCCAAAGCTTGATGGGGGGCAAGCTGCGATGA
- a CDS encoding SDR family NAD(P)-dependent oxidoreductase, producing the protein MMGNAMKPEKLKPGKAQWKERPIRAVEGKKLLGQWVMVTGAGSGIGAEIAEHFAESGASIVLTELPEFLENAENEAERLQRLYGVEVLCKPLDLRSVEDIERCVRSIEEQVESIDILINNAGVNLPSPALSLSEEQWDFVVDINLKGTFFLTREVAKTMVRHKRGSIIMIASHDGVVGSENHAPYSVSKAGLIHLTRSLAAEWAKHGIRVNAVSPTFVITDANEQVMDDPQFRRTNLPRIPLRKFAVPEDIANSVLFLATDSASMITGHNLVVDGGWTVV; encoded by the coding sequence ATGATGGGAAATGCAATGAAACCGGAGAAGCTGAAACCGGGCAAGGCACAGTGGAAAGAGCGCCCGATCCGTGCCGTTGAAGGCAAGAAGCTGCTTGGGCAATGGGTAATGGTGACCGGTGCCGGAAGCGGGATAGGGGCGGAAATTGCTGAGCATTTTGCAGAGTCCGGCGCTTCTATAGTGCTTACGGAGCTGCCCGAATTTCTGGAGAATGCCGAGAATGAGGCTGAACGGCTTCAGCGCTTATACGGTGTTGAGGTACTGTGCAAGCCCCTTGACCTGCGCAGCGTGGAGGACATCGAGCGCTGTGTGCGTTCTATCGAAGAACAGGTGGAGAGCATCGATATTCTGATCAACAATGCAGGCGTGAATCTGCCGTCGCCTGCGCTGAGTCTGAGCGAGGAGCAATGGGATTTCGTCGTAGATATTAATCTCAAGGGCACGTTCTTCCTGACCAGAGAAGTCGCGAAGACGATGGTCCGCCATAAGCGGGGCTCCATCATCATGATTGCTTCCCATGACGGTGTAGTAGGCAGTGAGAACCATGCGCCCTACAGCGTTAGCAAGGCAGGACTGATTCATCTAACACGGTCCCTGGCTGCTGAATGGGCGAAACACGGGATTAGAGTCAATGCGGTGTCCCCAACCTTTGTCATTACCGATGCCAATGAGCAGGTGATGGATGATCCTCAGTTCCGGCGTACGAACCTGCCGCGTATTCCGCTCCGCAAGTTTGCGGTACCGGAGGATATTGCGAATTCGGTACTGTTTCTCGCCACAGATTCCGCAAGCATGATCACCGGGCATAATCTGGTGGTCGATGGCGGTTGGACTGTAGTTTAA
- the comX gene encoding competence pheromone ComX, translating into MLKEMVQKLMADPSAWARVQTGQLQLAGMSETEHRAFIDVLSSKEGKAEPRMAFYWS; encoded by the coding sequence ATGTTGAAGGAAATGGTTCAAAAGTTGATGGCAGATCCAAGTGCTTGGGCCCGTGTACAGACTGGACAACTTCAATTGGCGGGAATGAGTGAAACTGAACATAGAGCATTTATTGACGTGCTGAGCAGCAAAGAAGGCAAAGCTGAACCACGCATGGCATTTTATTGGAGCTAA